Proteins encoded together in one Stutzerimonas stutzeri window:
- the ccoG gene encoding cytochrome c oxidase accessory protein CcoG yields MTEQIPVRDVTPPSKAGASADLYAAREKIYTRAFSGLFRNVRRVGGAVLFILYFGTAWINWNGRQAVWWDLPERKFHVFGATFWPQDFMLLSWLLIICAFGLFFITVFAGRVWCGYTCPQSVFTWVFMWAEKVTEGDRNQRMKLDKAPMSGGKFIRKLGKHSIWLFVSFATGVTFVGYFTPIRELVPDLLTLQVGGWALFWVAFFTLATYGNAGYLREQVCIYMCPYARFQSVMFDKDTLIVSYDPRRGEKRGPRKKDADYKAMGLGDCIDCTMCVQVCPTGIDIRDGLQIECIGCAACIDACDAIMDKMNYPRGLISYTTEHNLSGQKTHLLRPRLIGYAVALLAMMGLFTYAVYDRPLVKLDVLKDRVLYRENEQGNIENVYTLKVMNKAQREQTFVIEASGLDGLVYEGRSEIRAEAGELVTVPVELSIAPEKLPSSTNEIVFHVRSVDDESINDDADSRFIGPSIR; encoded by the coding sequence ATGACTGAGCAGATCCCCGTTCGTGATGTAACCCCTCCGTCCAAGGCAGGAGCGTCCGCTGACCTCTATGCCGCGCGTGAAAAAATCTACACCCGAGCCTTCTCCGGCCTGTTTCGCAATGTCCGCCGCGTCGGCGGAGCGGTTCTCTTCATCCTTTATTTCGGCACCGCATGGATCAACTGGAACGGCCGACAGGCTGTCTGGTGGGATCTACCGGAGCGCAAGTTCCATGTCTTCGGGGCTACCTTCTGGCCTCAGGACTTCATGCTGTTGTCGTGGCTGCTGATCATCTGCGCCTTCGGCCTGTTCTTCATCACTGTGTTCGCCGGCCGCGTATGGTGCGGCTACACCTGCCCGCAAAGCGTGTTCACCTGGGTTTTCATGTGGGCCGAAAAGGTCACCGAGGGTGATCGCAACCAGCGTATGAAGCTGGACAAGGCTCCCATGAGCGGCGGCAAGTTCATCCGCAAGCTGGGCAAGCACAGCATCTGGCTGTTCGTCTCCTTCGCGACGGGGGTCACCTTTGTCGGGTACTTCACCCCCATCCGCGAACTGGTACCTGACCTGCTCACCTTGCAGGTTGGCGGCTGGGCCTTGTTCTGGGTGGCTTTCTTCACGCTCGCCACCTACGGCAACGCCGGCTATCTGCGCGAGCAGGTCTGCATCTACATGTGCCCGTACGCACGCTTCCAGAGCGTGATGTTCGACAAGGACACGCTGATCGTTTCCTACGATCCGCGCCGCGGCGAGAAGCGTGGCCCGCGCAAGAAGGACGCCGATTACAAGGCCATGGGCCTGGGTGATTGCATCGACTGCACCATGTGCGTGCAGGTCTGCCCGACCGGTATCGACATCCGCGACGGCCTGCAGATCGAATGCATCGGCTGCGCGGCCTGTATCGATGCGTGCGACGCGATCATGGACAAGATGAACTACCCACGCGGGCTGATCAGCTACACCACCGAACACAACCTGTCCGGCCAGAAGACCCATCTGCTGCGTCCGCGGCTGATCGGTTACGCCGTCGCGCTGTTGGCGATGATGGGGCTGTTCACCTATGCCGTGTATGATCGCCCGCTGGTCAAGCTGGACGTGCTCAAGGATCGCGTGCTCTATCGCGAGAACGAGCAAGGCAATATCGAGAACGTGTACACCCTCAAGGTCATGAACAAGGCTCAGCGCGAGCAGACTTTCGTGATCGAGGCCTCGGGTCTCGACGGCCTGGTCTATGAGGGCCGCAGCGAGATACGGGCCGAAGCGGGTGAGCTGGTGACCGTGCCGGTGGAACTGTCCATCGCACCGGAGAAGCTGCCCTCGAGCACCAATGAGATCGTCTTCCATGTCCGTTCGGTAGACGACGAATCGATCAACGACGATGCCGACAGCCGTTTCATCGGCCCAAGCATCCGCTAG
- the ccoP gene encoding cytochrome-c oxidase, cbb3-type subunit III, with the protein MTSFWSWYVTLLSLGTIAALVWLLLATRKGQRPDSTEETVGHSYDGIEEYDNPLPRWWFMLFVGTVVFALGYLALYPGLGNWKGLLPGYEDGWTQVKEWQREMDKADEQYGPLYAKYAAMPVEEVAKDPQALKMGGRLFASNCSVCHGSDAKGAYGFPNLTDDDWLWGGEPETIKTTILHGRQAAMPAWKDVIGEEGIRNVAGYVRSLSGRDTPEGISVDIEQGQKIFAANCVVCHGPEAKGVTAMGAPNLTDNVWLYGSSFAQIQQTLRYGRNGRMPAQEAILGHDKVHLLAAYVYSLSQQPEQ; encoded by the coding sequence ATGACCTCGTTTTGGAGTTGGTACGTCACCCTGCTGAGCCTCGGCACCATTGCCGCGCTGGTCTGGCTGCTACTGGCAACTCGCAAGGGCCAACGCCCTGACAGCACCGAAGAAACCGTTGGCCACTCCTATGACGGCATCGAGGAGTACGACAACCCGCTGCCGCGCTGGTGGTTCATGCTGTTCGTCGGCACCGTGGTGTTCGCGCTCGGCTACCTGGCGCTCTACCCCGGCCTGGGCAACTGGAAAGGCCTGCTGCCGGGCTATGAGGACGGCTGGACTCAGGTCAAGGAATGGCAGCGCGAGATGGACAAGGCCGACGAGCAGTACGGCCCGCTGTACGCCAAATACGCCGCCATGCCGGTAGAGGAAGTGGCCAAGGACCCGCAGGCGCTGAAGATGGGTGGCCGTCTGTTCGCCTCCAACTGCTCCGTCTGCCACGGCTCCGACGCCAAGGGCGCCTATGGCTTCCCCAACCTGACCGACGATGATTGGCTGTGGGGCGGCGAGCCCGAGACGATCAAGACCACCATCCTGCATGGCCGTCAGGCTGCAATGCCGGCGTGGAAGGACGTGATCGGCGAAGAAGGCATTCGCAACGTGGCTGGCTACGTTCGCAGCCTGTCCGGCCGTGATACCCCAGAGGGTATCAGCGTCGACATTGAGCAGGGTCAAAAAATCTTCGCGGCCAACTGTGTAGTCTGCCATGGACCGGAAGCCAAGGGCGTTACAGCCATGGGCGCGCCGAACCTGACCGACAACGTCTGGCTGTATGGTTCGAGCTTCGCTCAGATCCAACAGACCCTGCGCTACGGTCGCAATGGCCGCATGCCTGCCCAGGAAGCGATCCTTGGCCATGACAAGGTTCACCTGCTGGCAGCCTACGTCTACAGCCTGTCGCAGCAACCGGAGCAGTGA
- a CDS encoding CcoQ/FixQ family Cbb3-type cytochrome c oxidase assembly chaperone: protein MEIGTLRGLGTILVFVAFIGVVLWAYSSKRKQSFDEAANLPFADDETDAKKRDEEASRSKK, encoded by the coding sequence ATGGAAATCGGGACTCTTCGTGGCCTGGGCACAATTCTGGTATTCGTCGCCTTTATTGGCGTGGTGCTCTGGGCCTACAGCAGCAAACGCAAGCAAAGCTTCGACGAAGCCGCCAACCTGCCCTTCGCGGACGACGAGACCGACGCCAAGAAGCGTGATGAAGAAGCTTCCAGGAGTAAGAAATAA
- the ccoO gene encoding cytochrome-c oxidase, cbb3-type subunit II, whose amino-acid sequence MKNHEILEKNIGLLTLFMILAVSIGGLTQIVPLFFQDAVNEPVEGMKPYTALQLEGRDLYIREGCVGCHSQMVRPFRAETERYGHYSVAGESVYDHPFLWGSKRTGPDLARVGGRYSDDWHRAHLYNPRNVVPESKMPSYPWLVEKTLDGKDTAKKMSALRTLGVPYTDEDIAGARDAVRGKTEMDAMVAYLQVLGTALTNKR is encoded by the coding sequence ATGAAGAACCACGAAATACTTGAAAAGAACATCGGTCTGCTGACCCTGTTCATGATCCTGGCGGTGAGCATCGGTGGTCTGACCCAGATCGTCCCGCTGTTCTTCCAGGACGCCGTCAACGAGCCGGTCGAGGGCATGAAGCCGTACACCGCGCTGCAACTGGAAGGCCGTGACCTGTACATCCGCGAAGGTTGCGTGGGCTGCCACTCGCAGATGGTGCGCCCGTTCCGCGCCGAAACCGAGCGCTACGGCCACTACTCCGTCGCCGGCGAAAGCGTCTACGACCATCCGTTCCTGTGGGGCTCCAAGCGTACCGGTCCGGACCTGGCCCGTGTCGGCGGCCGCTACTCCGATGATTGGCACCGTGCGCACCTGTACAACCCGCGCAACGTCGTGCCCGAGTCGAAGATGCCGTCCTACCCGTGGCTGGTCGAGAAGACCCTCGATGGCAAGGACACCGCCAAGAAGATGTCGGCGCTGCGCACCCTCGGCGTGCCCTACACCGACGAAGACATCGCCGGCGCCCGGGATGCCGTTCGTGGCAAGACCGAGATGGACGCCATGGTGGCCTATCTGCAAGTACTCGGCACCGCACTCACCAACAAACGGTAA
- the ccoN gene encoding cytochrome-c oxidase, cbb3-type subunit I → MSTAISETAYNYKVVRQFAIMTVVWGIIGMGLGVFIAAQLVWPSLNFDLPWTSFGRLRPLHTNAVIFAFGGCALFATSYYVVQRTCQTRLFSDGLAAFTFWGWQAVIVLAVITLPQGFTSSKEYAELEWPIDILITLVWVSYIAVFFGTIMKRKAKHIYVGNWFFGAFILVTAMLHIVNNLEIPVSWFKSYSIYSGATDAMVQWWYGHNAVGFFLTTGFLGMMYYFVPKQAERPVYSYRLSIVHFWALITLYIWAGPHHLHYTALPDWAQSLGMVMSIILLAPSWGGMINGMMTLSGAWHKLRTDPILRFLVVSLAFYGMSTFEGPMMAIKTVNALSHYTDWTIGHVHAGALGWVAMITIGSMYHLIPKVFGREQMHSIGLINAHFWLATIGTVLYIASMWVNGITQGLMWRAINEDGTLTYSFVEALEASHPGFIVRALGGAFFLAGMLLMAYNTWRTVRVAKAAQYDAAAQIA, encoded by the coding sequence ATGAGCACAGCAATCAGTGAGACTGCTTATAACTATAAGGTGGTTCGCCAATTCGCCATCATGACGGTGGTGTGGGGAATCATTGGGATGGGCCTGGGTGTTTTCATCGCCGCGCAGCTGGTGTGGCCCTCGCTCAATTTCGACCTGCCGTGGACGAGCTTCGGTCGTCTGCGTCCCTTGCACACCAACGCGGTGATCTTCGCCTTCGGTGGTTGCGCACTGTTCGCCACGTCCTACTACGTGGTTCAGCGCACCTGCCAGACGCGACTGTTCTCCGATGGTCTCGCTGCCTTCACCTTCTGGGGTTGGCAAGCCGTGATCGTGCTGGCGGTCATCACGCTGCCGCAAGGCTTCACCAGCTCCAAGGAATACGCGGAACTGGAATGGCCGATCGACATCCTGATCACCCTGGTATGGGTGTCGTACATTGCCGTGTTCTTCGGCACCATCATGAAGCGCAAGGCCAAGCACATCTATGTGGGTAACTGGTTCTTCGGTGCCTTCATCCTGGTGACGGCGATGCTGCACATCGTCAACAACCTGGAAATCCCGGTGAGCTGGTTCAAGTCCTACTCGATCTATTCGGGCGCGACCGATGCGATGGTGCAGTGGTGGTACGGCCACAACGCCGTGGGCTTCTTCCTGACCACCGGCTTCCTTGGCATGATGTACTACTTCGTGCCGAAGCAAGCCGAGCGTCCGGTGTATTCCTATCGCCTGTCGATCGTCCACTTCTGGGCGCTGATCACCCTTTATATCTGGGCCGGTCCTCACCACCTGCACTACACCGCCCTGCCGGACTGGGCGCAGAGCCTGGGCATGGTGATGTCGATCATCCTGCTGGCACCGAGCTGGGGTGGCATGATCAACGGCATGATGACCCTGTCCGGCGCCTGGCATAAGCTGCGCACCGATCCGATCCTGCGCTTCCTGGTGGTTTCGCTGGCGTTCTACGGCATGTCGACCTTCGAAGGTCCGATGATGGCCATCAAGACCGTCAACGCCCTGTCCCACTACACCGACTGGACCATCGGCCACGTACACGCTGGCGCCCTCGGCTGGGTAGCGATGATCACCATCGGTTCGATGTACCACCTGATCCCGAAAGTGTTCGGTCGCGAGCAGATGCACAGCATCGGCCTGATCAATGCGCACTTCTGGCTGGCCACCATCGGCACCGTGCTCTACATCGCCTCGATGTGGGTCAACGGCATCACCCAGGGCCTGATGTGGCGCGCAATCAACGAAGACGGCACCCTGACCTACTCCTTCGTCGAAGCGCTGGAAGCCAGCCACCCGGGCTTCATCGTCCGTGCGCTCGGCGGCGCCTTCTTCCTCGCCGGCATGCTGCTGATGGCCTACAACACCTGGCGCACCGTGCGTGTCGCCAAAGCAGCCCAGTACGACGCTGCCGCGCAGATCGCTTGA
- the ccoP gene encoding cytochrome-c oxidase, cbb3-type subunit III, whose amino-acid sequence MSTFWSGYIALLTLGTIVALFWLIFATRKGESAGTTDQTMGHAFDGIEEYDNPLPRWWFLLFICTLVFGILYLVLYPGLGNWKGVLPGYEGGWTQEKQWEREVAQADEKYGPIFAKYAAMSVEEVAQDPQAVKMGARLFANYCSICHGSDAKGSLGFPNLADQDWRWGGDAASIKTSILNGRIAAMPAWGQAIGEEGVKNVAAFVRNELAGLPLPEGTDADLGKGKEVYAQTCAVCHGQGGEGMAALGAPNLQHASGWIYGSSLGQLQQTIRHGRNGQMPAQQQYLGDDKVHLLAAYVYSLSQKPEQLANQ is encoded by the coding sequence ATGAGCACTTTCTGGAGTGGATACATCGCCCTGCTGACGCTGGGCACCATCGTCGCTCTGTTCTGGTTGATCTTCGCCACCCGCAAGGGCGAATCCGCCGGCACTACGGATCAAACGATGGGACATGCCTTCGATGGCATCGAGGAATACGACAACCCGCTGCCGCGCTGGTGGTTCCTGCTCTTCATTTGCACCCTGGTGTTCGGCATCCTGTACTTGGTGCTCTACCCCGGCCTGGGTAACTGGAAGGGCGTTCTGCCAGGCTACGAGGGTGGCTGGACTCAAGAGAAGCAGTGGGAACGCGAAGTTGCTCAGGCCGATGAAAAGTACGGTCCGATTTTCGCCAAGTACGCTGCCATGTCAGTGGAAGAAGTGGCACAGGACCCGCAAGCCGTGAAAATGGGCGCTCGCCTGTTCGCCAACTACTGCTCCATCTGCCACGGTTCCGATGCCAAGGGTTCGCTAGGTTTCCCGAACCTCGCCGACCAAGACTGGCGCTGGGGTGGTGATGCCGCTTCGATCAAAACCAGCATCCTCAACGGACGTATCGCAGCAATGCCGGCCTGGGGCCAAGCCATCGGCGAAGAAGGCGTGAAGAACGTCGCCGCCTTCGTGCGCAACGAACTCGCCGGTCTGCCGCTGCCGGAAGGCACCGATGCAGATCTGGGCAAAGGCAAGGAGGTCTATGCGCAGACCTGCGCCGTCTGCCACGGCCAGGGTGGCGAAGGCATGGCCGCGCTGGGCGCGCCGAACCTGCAGCATGCTTCCGGCTGGATCTATGGCTCGAGCCTCGGCCAACTGCAACAGACCATTCGCCATGGTCGCAATGGCCAGATGCCTGCTCAGCAGCAATATCTGGGCGACGACAAGGTTCACCTGCTCGCCGCCTATGTTTACAGCCTGTCGCAAAAACCGGAACAACTCGCTAACCAGTGA
- the ccoO gene encoding cytochrome-c oxidase, cbb3-type subunit II, with amino-acid sequence MKSHEKLEKNVGLLTLFMILAVSIGGLTQIVPLFFQDSVNEPVEGMKPYTALQLEGRDLYIREGCVGCHSQMIRPFRAETERYGHYSVAGESVYDHPFLWGSKRTGPDLARVGGRYSDDWHRAHLYNPRNVVPESKMPSYPWLVENTLDGKDTAKKMSALRMLGVPYTEEDIAGARDSVNGKTEMDAMVAYLQVLGTALTNKR; translated from the coding sequence ATGAAATCGCACGAGAAACTAGAAAAGAACGTAGGTCTGTTGACCCTGTTCATGATCCTGGCGGTAAGCATCGGCGGTCTGACCCAGATCGTCCCGCTGTTCTTCCAGGACTCCGTCAACGAGCCGGTTGAAGGCATGAAGCCTTACACCGCGCTGCAGCTCGAAGGCCGGGACCTCTACATCCGCGAGGGCTGCGTTGGCTGCCACTCGCAGATGATCCGCCCCTTCCGCGCCGAGACCGAGCGCTACGGCCACTACTCCGTGGCCGGTGAAAGCGTCTACGACCATCCGTTCCTGTGGGGCTCTAAGCGTACCGGACCGGATCTGGCCCGTGTCGGCGGCCGCTACTCCGATGACTGGCACCGTGCGCACCTGTACAACCCGCGCAACGTAGTTCCTGAGTCGAAGATGCCGTCCTATCCGTGGCTGGTCGAGAACACCCTCGACGGCAAGGACACTGCCAAGAAGATGTCGGCTCTGCGCATGCTTGGCGTTCCTTACACCGAAGAGGACATCGCCGGCGCTCGGGACTCCGTCAACGGCAAAACCGAGATGGATGCGATGGTGGCTTACCTGCAGGTACTCGGCACAGCTCTGACCAATAAGCGCTGA